One region of bacterium genomic DNA includes:
- a CDS encoding ATP-binding cassette domain-containing protein has translation MIALGNISKSYGRQLLFVETSFQLNPGEKVGLVGPNGSGKTTLFRLIVGEEFPDEGSVSVPRRTTVGYFRQDIGEMAGRSVLDE, from the coding sequence GTGATCGCGCTCGGCAACATCAGCAAGAGCTACGGCCGCCAGCTGCTGTTCGTGGAGACGTCCTTCCAGCTCAACCCCGGCGAGAAGGTCGGCCTGGTCGGGCCCAACGGGTCCGGCAAGACGACGCTGTTCCGTCTCATCGTGGGGGAGGAGTTCCCCGACGAGGGGTCGGTGTCGGTGCCCCGGCGCACCACCGTCGGCTACTTCCGCCAGGACATCGGCGAGATGGCGGGGCGCTCGGTGCTCGACGAG
- a CDS encoding GrpB family protein, translated as MDSFKERVARAAGEDIAIAPYDPRWPELFRLEKEHLQSCLPPDLVRRVEHFGSTAVPGLSAKPVVDMLIETTDLRATRLLVAPLLESQGYDYFWRPTIGDDGPPFYAWFIRRDPQSGARTHHLHMVEASFREHWDRLLFRDHLIAHPDVARDYERLKIALAAAFPRDRAAYTRGKSEFIAAVMGALR; from the coding sequence ATGGATTCCTTCAAGGAACGCGTCGCGCGCGCCGCGGGCGAGGACATCGCGATCGCGCCCTACGACCCGCGCTGGCCGGAGCTCTTCCGCCTCGAGAAGGAGCACCTGCAGTCCTGTCTGCCGCCGGACCTCGTCCGGCGCGTCGAGCACTTCGGCAGCACGGCGGTGCCCGGGCTGTCCGCCAAACCTGTCGTGGACATGCTGATCGAGACGACGGACCTGCGGGCAACGCGCCTCCTGGTCGCGCCCCTGCTGGAATCGCAGGGCTACGACTACTTCTGGCGCCCGACCATCGGCGACGACGGCCCCCCGTTCTACGCCTGGTTCATCAGGCGCGATCCGCAGAGCGGCGCCCGTACGCACCACCTCCACATGGTTGAGGCTTCCTTCCGCGAGCACTGGGACCGGCTCCTGTTCCGCGACCACCTCATCGCCCACCCCGACGTCGCCCGCGACTACGAGCGGCTCAAGATCGCGCTCGCGGCGGCGTTCCCGCGCGACCGCGCGGCGTACACGCGCGGCAAGTCGGAGTTCATCGCCGCCGTGATGGGGGCGTTGCGGTGA